A region of Myxococcales bacterium DNA encodes the following proteins:
- a CDS encoding helix-turn-helix domain-containing protein — MPAPTVAKVPPTGLVRFAQRIQRGISSFARSMSPPPFALLDLVAARWVSDALAAVTRLGVADAMADGPRPCAEIAAELGLHAESLYRVLRALARHDLLVEAPAGTFGHTDLTRPLATGHPSSMRNMVMELGGARNVEVWARLDAAVRTGAPSWDLLHEEGMWEHLERHPEEHAIFHGAMVELTREAAPAYARGLDFAAHGTVCDLGGGEGQLLASILAVHPAARGVLCDAPKVLARAPEVLGRFGVEERCDIVPCDVLAEVPRGHGIYVAKNIVHGLSDEAAKAALSVWRDALAEDGRLVLIEVVIPEESGPYLAWLDLQMLLVSQGGRERTRAAFAELLAAAGLELERVIETPTPMSMVVARRAKGSAPRASGEVGRARVLGP; from the coding sequence ATGCCCGCCCCCACCGTCGCCAAGGTCCCCCCCACCGGTCTCGTTCGATTCGCCCAGCGCATCCAGCGCGGCATCTCGTCCTTCGCCCGGTCCATGTCGCCGCCCCCGTTCGCCCTGCTCGACCTCGTCGCGGCGCGCTGGGTGTCCGATGCGCTCGCTGCAGTCACGCGCCTGGGCGTCGCCGACGCGATGGCGGACGGACCCCGGCCCTGCGCCGAGATCGCCGCCGAGCTCGGGCTGCACGCCGAGAGCCTGTACCGCGTGCTGCGCGCCCTCGCGCGCCACGATCTGCTGGTGGAGGCTCCGGCCGGGACCTTCGGCCACACCGACCTCACCCGCCCGCTGGCGACCGGCCACCCGAGCTCGATGCGGAACATGGTCATGGAGCTCGGCGGCGCGCGCAACGTCGAGGTGTGGGCGCGACTCGACGCGGCCGTGCGCACGGGCGCGCCCTCGTGGGACTTGCTGCACGAGGAGGGGATGTGGGAGCACCTCGAGCGCCACCCCGAGGAGCACGCCATCTTCCACGGCGCGATGGTCGAGCTCACGCGCGAGGCGGCCCCCGCCTACGCGCGAGGCCTGGACTTCGCCGCCCACGGCACGGTGTGCGACCTGGGCGGGGGCGAGGGCCAGCTCCTCGCGTCGATCCTGGCCGTGCACCCGGCGGCCCGCGGCGTCCTGTGTGACGCGCCGAAGGTCCTCGCGCGAGCCCCCGAGGTGCTCGGCCGCTTCGGGGTCGAGGAGCGCTGCGATATCGTCCCGTGCGACGTGCTCGCCGAGGTGCCTCGGGGGCACGGAATTTACGTCGCCAAGAACATCGTGCACGGCCTCTCGGACGAGGCCGCCAAGGCCGCGCTCTCGGTCTGGCGTGACGCGCTCGCGGAGGACGGGAGGCTCGTCCTCATCGAGGTGGTCATTCCCGAGGAGAGCGGCCCTTACCTCGCTTGGCTGGACCTGCAAATGCTGCTGGTTAGTCAGGGCGGGCGCGAGCGGACACGAGCGGCGTTCGCAGAGCTGCTCGCCGCAGCCGGGCTCGAGCTCGAGCGCGTGATCGAGACGCCGACCCCGATGTCGATGGTGGTCGCGCGGCGCGCGAAGGGCTCCGCACCGCGCGCCTCCGGAGAGGTGGGCCGCGCGCGCGTGCTCGGCCCGTGA
- a CDS encoding winged helix-turn-helix domain-containing protein has product MKLELEHGVLDLGRRVFSTGSGEVGLTTTEARLLAHLAASPERAFGRDDLQVEVWGYRAGIPSRTVFTTVGRIRQKIEPDPAHPRYLMSVDGGYRFAQPRSTARPRAALVEAAASFVGRTRELEDLARALDEGARVLSILGPGGIGKTRLAAELVRRVGSRYASAPALVELEGVESAQAVARRITSGLELRPLAPGEDPAAGVVERLRDREQLVVCDNVEGIPGAPILFAQLAGGCPRLRLVVTTRVRLALACETAYALSPMATPLDGDALDRSEAGQLALLQARRVRPGWDPTPRERQHLARLCTLAEGSPLAIELAVAWLRLLEPDEVVRELERGTDLLRSEDPDVPARHTSIRATMDASFRLLAPDSVRALGAAALLREPFDREAALAVAGAGLRELGQLVDASMLRRAGGGRFTFHPAVRHEALARLPGDERSTREARHAEFFLGRLVRAYAALDRGETRERAWLDALGQDHADLVAAFAHASRPSEAARLAEAAEPFYRYLDGRNRFVELAEAWARAKQVLRAAPRTEDRDRALGLVMALEAGAGWAAREDASGLELLEPFGGEVLVTGLIGASITAQLAGRVDEGGDFGRRALELARAQSRVWQLGFALAVCGSAAARRGAPAEALGLLEEAVALSALRGGRAHCRPLVHLGEVQLMTGDATAAGTTLARALAACREVDDRAFGLLAASRLAEAEAHLGRDPRPLWVEAIEEGCEHHVPLFWWTAALVGLAAAAVEDAEWAGPAVSALACARPRVAGPERARLERALARGGEALGPEAFAGWLRAGEGLDIEAAALALIAT; this is encoded by the coding sequence TTGAAGCTGGAGCTCGAGCACGGCGTTCTCGACTTGGGACGACGCGTGTTCTCGACCGGGAGCGGCGAGGTGGGGCTGACCACGACGGAGGCGCGCCTGCTCGCGCACCTCGCGGCGAGCCCGGAGCGCGCGTTTGGGCGCGACGACCTCCAGGTGGAAGTGTGGGGATACCGCGCGGGTATTCCGTCGCGCACCGTGTTCACGACCGTCGGGCGCATCCGGCAGAAGATCGAGCCCGACCCGGCCCACCCGCGCTACCTCATGTCGGTCGACGGCGGCTACCGATTCGCGCAGCCGCGGTCGACTGCGCGCCCGCGGGCGGCCCTCGTCGAGGCCGCGGCCTCCTTCGTGGGGCGAACGCGGGAGCTCGAGGACCTCGCTCGCGCCCTGGACGAGGGCGCCCGCGTGCTCTCGATCCTAGGCCCGGGAGGGATCGGAAAGACCCGGCTCGCCGCGGAGCTCGTTCGTCGTGTGGGATCACGGTACGCGTCGGCGCCGGCGCTCGTGGAGCTCGAGGGGGTCGAGTCGGCTCAGGCCGTCGCGCGGCGGATCACGAGCGGGCTCGAGCTGCGGCCGCTCGCACCCGGCGAGGACCCCGCGGCCGGCGTGGTCGAGCGCCTGCGGGATCGCGAACAGCTCGTCGTGTGTGACAACGTCGAGGGCATCCCTGGCGCGCCGATCCTCTTCGCGCAGCTCGCCGGTGGTTGCCCCCGCCTCCGCCTCGTCGTCACGACCCGGGTGCGCCTCGCGCTCGCGTGCGAGACGGCCTACGCGCTCTCCCCCATGGCGACGCCCTTGGACGGCGACGCGCTCGACCGGTCGGAGGCGGGGCAGCTCGCGCTCCTCCAGGCGAGGCGTGTGCGTCCTGGCTGGGACCCGACCCCGCGCGAGCGCCAGCACCTCGCCCGCCTCTGCACCCTCGCCGAGGGGAGCCCGCTCGCCATCGAGCTCGCCGTCGCGTGGCTGCGGCTGCTCGAGCCCGACGAGGTCGTGCGCGAGCTCGAGCGGGGGACGGATCTCCTCCGCAGCGAGGACCCCGACGTCCCCGCGCGACACACGAGCATCCGCGCGACGATGGACGCTTCGTTCCGCCTGCTCGCGCCGGACAGCGTGCGCGCCCTCGGCGCCGCGGCCTTGCTGCGCGAACCCTTCGATCGCGAGGCGGCGCTCGCGGTCGCGGGCGCCGGGCTCCGCGAGCTCGGGCAGCTCGTGGACGCCTCGATGCTGCGGCGTGCCGGGGGCGGGCGCTTCACCTTCCACCCCGCCGTGCGCCACGAGGCGCTCGCGCGTTTGCCCGGCGACGAGCGCAGCACGCGCGAGGCGCGGCACGCGGAGTTCTTCCTCGGACGACTCGTGCGCGCGTACGCGGCACTCGACCGAGGCGAGACGCGGGAGCGCGCATGGCTCGATGCGCTCGGTCAGGATCACGCCGACCTCGTCGCGGCCTTCGCGCACGCCTCGCGGCCCTCGGAGGCCGCGCGCCTCGCCGAGGCGGCCGAGCCGTTCTACCGCTACCTCGATGGTCGTAACAGGTTCGTCGAGCTGGCCGAGGCGTGGGCGCGCGCAAAACAAGTCCTCCGCGCCGCCCCGCGCACCGAGGATCGCGATCGCGCGCTCGGCCTCGTGATGGCGCTCGAGGCTGGCGCGGGCTGGGCTGCGCGCGAGGACGCCTCGGGGCTCGAGTTGCTCGAGCCGTTCGGCGGCGAGGTGCTGGTGACCGGCTTGATCGGCGCCTCGATCACGGCCCAGCTCGCGGGGCGCGTCGACGAGGGCGGCGACTTCGGGCGTCGCGCGCTCGAGCTCGCGCGCGCCCAGAGCCGCGTCTGGCAGCTGGGGTTCGCCCTTGCGGTGTGCGGTTCCGCCGCCGCCCGGCGCGGCGCCCCCGCGGAGGCCCTCGGCCTGCTCGAGGAGGCCGTCGCCCTCTCCGCGCTGCGAGGCGGCCGCGCGCACTGCAGGCCGCTGGTCCACCTCGGCGAGGTGCAGCTCATGACGGGAGACGCCACGGCCGCGGGCACGACGCTCGCGCGGGCGCTGGCCGCCTGCCGTGAGGTCGACGATCGTGCGTTCGGCCTCCTCGCCGCGAGCCGGCTCGCCGAGGCTGAGGCGCACCTCGGCCGGGACCCGCGGCCGCTTTGGGTCGAGGCCATCGAGGAGGGGTGTGAACACCACGTGCCGCTCTTCTGGTGGACGGCGGCGCTGGTCGGCCTCGCCGCGGCCGCGGTCGAGGACGCCGAGTGGGCCGGCCCGGCCGTCTCGGCGCTCGCGTGCGCGCGTCCCCGCGTCGCGGGACCTGAGCGCGCCCGCCTCGAACGCGCGCTCGCTCGCGGCGGCGAGGCGCTCGGCCCCGAGGCCTTCGCGGGGTGGCTGCGGGCCGGCGAAGGGCTCGACATCGAGGCCGCGGCGCTCGCGCTGATCGCGACCTGA
- a CDS encoding DUF362 domain-containing protein translates to MAKSKVAILRTSPRTVTEDYHRLMNLAGYQGVIDKSADTALKMNISWHFFYPGSSTTPWQMDGVVKAMLKDGYSKDLVHACNNRTVVIDAHLGERENKHIDVVNAHGLRNVHLYEGNEEWIDVRDAVGDLTKKFLCLNEVYPKGFSIPKRFIGENIIHLPTIKTHIFTTTTGAMKNAFGGLLNEHRHWTHPVIHETLVDLLMIQNKIHKGVFAVMDGTFVGDGPGPRCMIPHCKNVILASSDQVAIDALAGKLMGFDPLTDLKFVRLGHELGLGCGDVRDIEIVGDLDAAEENWNFEGPFKNMTFASKNQHRIYWGPLKGPIEWSLKTWVAPWAYLASVTYHDMFWYPRFAKEKIAPIIESDWGKLFANWGKVASDERGFPDVGEANLELVQIGVKHFLEGARLMGMSIAESPEIQARQRRAQLRSDHH, encoded by the coding sequence ATGGCCAAGTCCAAAGTAGCGATTTTGCGCACCTCGCCCCGTACGGTCACCGAGGACTACCACCGCCTGATGAACCTCGCGGGCTACCAAGGGGTGATCGACAAGAGCGCCGACACGGCGCTCAAGATGAACATCTCGTGGCACTTCTTTTACCCGGGCTCCTCCACCACGCCCTGGCAGATGGACGGCGTGGTCAAGGCCATGCTGAAGGACGGCTACTCCAAGGACCTCGTCCACGCGTGCAACAACCGCACGGTGGTGATCGACGCGCACCTGGGCGAGCGCGAGAACAAGCACATCGACGTGGTGAACGCGCACGGCCTGCGCAACGTGCACCTCTACGAGGGCAACGAGGAGTGGATCGACGTGCGCGACGCCGTCGGCGACCTCACGAAGAAGTTCCTCTGCCTGAACGAGGTGTACCCGAAGGGCTTCAGCATCCCGAAGCGGTTCATCGGCGAGAACATCATCCACCTGCCCACCATCAAGACGCACATCTTCACGACGACCACGGGCGCCATGAAGAACGCGTTCGGCGGCCTGCTGAACGAGCACCGCCACTGGACGCACCCGGTCATCCACGAGACCCTGGTCGACCTCCTCATGATCCAGAACAAGATCCACAAGGGGGTCTTCGCGGTCATGGACGGCACCTTCGTGGGCGACGGCCCGGGCCCGCGCTGCATGATCCCGCACTGCAAGAACGTCATCCTCGCCTCGAGCGATCAGGTGGCGATCGACGCGCTCGCGGGCAAGCTCATGGGCTTCGACCCGCTCACCGACCTCAAGTTCGTTCGCCTCGGCCACGAGCTCGGCCTCGGCTGCGGCGACGTGCGCGACATCGAGATCGTCGGCGACTTGGACGCGGCCGAGGAGAACTGGAACTTCGAGGGCCCGTTCAAGAACATGACGTTCGCCTCGAAGAACCAGCACCGCATTTACTGGGGGCCGCTGAAGGGGCCGATCGAGTGGTCGCTGAAGACCTGGGTCGCGCCGTGGGCGTACCTGGCGAGCGTCACGTACCACGACATGTTCTGGTACCCGCGCTTCGCGAAGGAGAAGATCGCCCCCATCATCGAGAGCGACTGGGGCAAGCTCTTCGCCAACTGGGGCAAGGTCGCGAGCGACGAGCGCGGCTTCCCCGACGTGGGCGAGGCCAACCTGGAGCTCGTGCAGATCGGCGTGAAGCACTTCCTGGAGGGCGCGCGCCTCATGGGCATGTCGATCGCGGAGTCGCCGGAGATTCAGGCACGCCAGCGGCGGGCCCAGCTCCGCTCCGACCACCACTGA
- a CDS encoding alpha/beta fold hydrolase, protein MALTATVPGLFYESAGEAGPPVLLVMGLGMRGKVWEPQVDDLSRDHRVVTFDNRGVGESAPITGHPTMRDFARDALRVADEAGFREFHLVGVSMGGMISQELALHAPSRVRSLTLIATHAGGPLGMAPRAGGLVAFVRSALGPQSGRVRALQELLYTPEFLDTVDKARLDERMKLQVGKRAPRRTVLGQILAVARHDTRQRLRGIASPTLVIRPDRDVLVRPMHSTHCARDPARAPRRDRRRGARRHLPGRRASLGGDPRAHRLGRSGAARRGRRSAS, encoded by the coding sequence ATGGCGCTCACCGCGACGGTCCCCGGCCTCTTCTACGAAAGCGCGGGGGAGGCCGGCCCGCCGGTGCTCCTCGTGATGGGGCTCGGGATGCGCGGGAAGGTGTGGGAACCCCAGGTCGACGACCTCTCGCGCGACCACCGCGTGGTCACCTTCGACAACCGCGGGGTCGGGGAGAGCGCCCCCATCACCGGGCACCCCACCATGCGCGACTTCGCGCGCGACGCGCTCCGCGTGGCCGACGAGGCCGGCTTCCGTGAGTTCCACCTCGTGGGCGTGAGCATGGGCGGCATGATCTCCCAGGAGCTCGCCCTCCACGCGCCCTCGCGGGTGCGCTCGCTCACGCTCATCGCCACCCACGCGGGTGGCCCACTCGGCATGGCGCCCAGGGCAGGCGGGCTGGTCGCCTTCGTGCGCTCCGCGCTCGGGCCCCAGAGCGGGCGGGTGCGCGCCCTCCAGGAGCTGCTCTACACGCCGGAGTTCCTCGACACCGTCGACAAGGCGCGTCTGGACGAGCGCATGAAGCTCCAGGTCGGCAAGCGGGCGCCGCGCCGCACCGTGCTCGGGCAGATCCTCGCGGTGGCGCGGCACGACACGCGCCAGCGCCTCCGCGGCATCGCGTCCCCCACGCTGGTCATTCGCCCCGACCGCGACGTGCTCGTGCGACCCATGCATTCTACACATTGCGCGAGAGATCCCGCGCGCGCGCCTCGTCGCGATCGACGACGCGGGGCACGGCGTCACCTTCCAGGCCGCCGAGCGTCTCTCGGCGGCGATCCGCGAGCACATCGCCTCGGTCGAAGCGGCGCGGCGCGACGAGGCCGGCGGTCCGCGTCCTGA
- a CDS encoding M20/M25/M40 family metallo-hydrolase has product MYCTCMPGKSHAGLEAPTDDEVAAGVGLRRDVEALAGTIGARNLENRDTLARAEQHVRSRMRALGYTPERQSYDVGIRSVGNLEATHAGTSKPKEIVVVGAHYDSAFDAPGADDNASGVAALLALAETFATRPTARTVRFVAFANEEPPRFWTEAMGSLVYAKACAARGDDVKAMLSLETLGYYRDAPGTQKYPPPMSLLYSDRANFVAFVGNTSSRSLTRESVSVFRGAVEFPSEGAALPGFIEGVGWSDQWSFWQVGYPAVMVTDTAPFRNPNYHKRSDTPDTLDYPRLARVVRGLAAVVGRLAGEAAAPP; this is encoded by the coding sequence ATGTATTGTACATGCATGCCGGGCAAGAGCCACGCCGGGCTCGAGGCGCCGACCGACGACGAGGTCGCCGCGGGGGTCGGGCTGCGGCGTGACGTCGAGGCGCTCGCGGGGACGATCGGCGCGCGGAACCTGGAGAACCGCGACACGCTCGCTCGCGCCGAGCAGCACGTGCGGAGCCGCATGCGCGCGCTCGGGTACACGCCGGAGCGCCAGTCGTACGACGTGGGCATCCGCTCGGTGGGTAACCTCGAGGCGACCCACGCGGGCACCAGCAAGCCGAAGGAGATCGTCGTCGTCGGGGCGCACTACGACTCGGCCTTCGACGCCCCGGGCGCGGACGACAACGCGAGCGGCGTCGCGGCGCTGCTGGCGCTCGCCGAGACGTTCGCCACCCGCCCCACGGCGCGCACCGTGCGCTTCGTGGCGTTCGCCAACGAGGAGCCGCCGCGCTTCTGGACCGAGGCGATGGGCAGCCTCGTGTACGCGAAGGCGTGCGCCGCGAGGGGCGACGACGTGAAGGCGATGCTCAGCCTCGAGACGCTCGGCTACTACCGCGACGCGCCGGGCACGCAGAAATACCCGCCCCCGATGAGCCTGCTCTACTCCGACCGCGCGAACTTCGTCGCGTTCGTGGGCAACACGTCGTCACGGTCGCTCACGCGCGAGAGCGTCTCGGTCTTCCGCGGGGCCGTGGAGTTCCCGTCGGAGGGCGCGGCCCTGCCCGGGTTCATCGAGGGGGTCGGCTGGAGCGACCAGTGGTCGTTCTGGCAGGTCGGCTACCCCGCGGTGATGGTGACCGACACCGCGCCGTTTCGCAACCCGAACTACCACAAGCGGAGCGACACCCCCGACACCCTCGACTACCCGCGCCTCGCGCGGGTCGTGCGCGGGCTCGCCGCAGTGGTGGGCCGCCTCGCCGGCGAGGCCGCCGCCCCGCCCTGA
- a CDS encoding trypsin-like peptidase domain-containing protein encodes MVAKRVVPTVSALALALAFASACRQGPTPTPDAARAPVSPGTTAPTAATPTPAPAPTLGPGARIEDERNTIAVFKQASASTVFVTQTRTVTDYLGSEQEVPAGSGTGFVWDDKGHVVTNFHVVQGAESLVVTFQNQQRFDAKVVGFEPKKDIAVLKVMAPADLLKPVRVAASSELEVGQKTIAIGNPFGLDHTLTTGIVSALGRQVQGIGGVTIRDMIQTDAAINPGNSGGPLLDSSGHLIGMNTMIFSKSGSSAGIGFAVPVRTIARVVPQIVKSGRAEQLGLGIGIDPAQRLERRFGLRGVVVVNVPEGSPAFKAGFRGLRRTPQGMSLGDVIVSVNGQKVESFDDLYNVLDASKAGDKVVVGVLRDEKPVSIQADVIVLP; translated from the coding sequence ATGGTCGCCAAGAGAGTCGTCCCCACGGTCAGCGCGCTCGCGCTGGCGCTCGCTTTCGCCTCCGCCTGTCGTCAGGGGCCCACGCCCACGCCCGACGCGGCGCGCGCGCCCGTCTCGCCTGGCACCACGGCCCCCACGGCCGCGACCCCCACGCCCGCGCCCGCGCCGACCCTCGGCCCCGGGGCGCGCATCGAAGACGAGCGCAACACGATCGCGGTCTTCAAGCAGGCCTCCGCGTCCACCGTGTTCGTCACACAGACGCGCACCGTCACCGACTACCTCGGCTCCGAGCAAGAGGTGCCGGCGGGCTCGGGCACGGGCTTCGTGTGGGACGACAAGGGCCACGTCGTCACGAACTTTCACGTGGTCCAGGGCGCCGAGTCCCTCGTCGTCACGTTCCAGAACCAGCAGCGCTTCGACGCGAAGGTCGTTGGCTTCGAGCCCAAGAAGGACATCGCGGTCCTCAAGGTGATGGCCCCCGCCGACCTCCTCAAGCCGGTGCGGGTGGCGGCGAGTAGCGAGCTCGAGGTGGGCCAAAAGACCATCGCGATCGGCAACCCATTCGGCCTCGATCACACGCTCACCACCGGCATCGTGAGCGCGCTCGGGCGCCAGGTGCAGGGCATCGGCGGCGTGACCATTCGCGACATGATCCAGACCGACGCGGCCATCAACCCCGGCAACTCTGGCGGCCCGCTGCTCGACTCGTCGGGCCACCTCATCGGCATGAACACGATGATCTTCTCGAAGTCGGGCAGCTCCGCGGGCATCGGGTTCGCCGTGCCCGTGCGCACCATCGCGCGGGTCGTGCCGCAGATCGTGAAGTCCGGCCGCGCCGAGCAGCTCGGCCTGGGGATTGGCATCGATCCGGCGCAGCGCCTCGAGCGGCGCTTCGGCCTCCGAGGCGTGGTCGTCGTGAACGTGCCGGAGGGCTCACCCGCGTTCAAGGCGGGCTTCCGCGGCCTGAGGCGCACCCCCCAGGGGATGAGCCTCGGCGACGTGATCGTGTCGGTCAACGGCCAGAAGGTCGAGAGCTTCGACGACCTCTACAACGTGCTCGACGCGAGCAAGGCGGGCGACAAGGTCGTCGTCGGCGTGCTCCGCGACGAGAAGCCCGTCAGCATCCAGGCCGACGTGATCGTGCTGCCTTGA
- the sucC gene encoding ADP-forming succinate--CoA ligase subunit beta: MKIHEYQGKQIFAKYGVPVPKGYPAFTVDEAEAAAKKLIAETGSEVTVVKAQIHAGGRGKGGGVKVAKGGAADARRLAEQILGMQLVTHQTGEAGQKVRRLYIEQGLEIQREYYLGAVVDRDRRQIAFMASTEGGVEIEKVAHESPEKILTVHVDPVTGLMPFQARKLAFGLGLQQYGKETIGKFTKVMLALYEMFVKEDCSLLEINPLAVLKGGEVMALDAKLNFDDNGEFRHRNWAELMDKDEEDPVEIEAKAAGLNYVALDGNVGCLVNGAGLAMSTMDIIKVFGDEHGVAPANFLDVGGGANQEQVTKAFSMILKSPKVEAIFVNIFGGIMKCDVIANGVVAAARETALKVPLVVRLEGTNVELGRKILSESGLAITAATTMADGAAKVVAAVKGGAK; encoded by the coding sequence ATGAAAATCCACGAGTACCAGGGCAAGCAGATCTTCGCGAAATACGGGGTCCCGGTGCCCAAAGGGTACCCGGCCTTCACCGTGGACGAGGCCGAGGCGGCCGCGAAGAAGCTCATCGCCGAGACCGGCAGTGAAGTGACCGTCGTGAAGGCGCAGATCCACGCCGGGGGGCGCGGGAAGGGCGGCGGCGTCAAGGTCGCCAAGGGCGGCGCGGCCGATGCGCGCAGGCTCGCCGAGCAGATCCTGGGCATGCAGCTCGTCACCCACCAGACCGGCGAAGCCGGGCAGAAGGTGCGCCGGCTCTACATCGAGCAGGGTCTCGAGATTCAGCGCGAGTACTACCTCGGCGCCGTGGTCGATCGCGATCGTCGGCAGATCGCCTTCATGGCCTCCACCGAGGGCGGCGTCGAGATCGAGAAGGTCGCGCACGAGTCGCCGGAGAAGATCCTCACTGTGCACGTCGATCCCGTCACGGGGCTCATGCCGTTCCAAGCGCGCAAGCTCGCGTTCGGGCTCGGCCTCCAGCAGTACGGCAAGGAGACCATCGGCAAGTTCACGAAGGTCATGCTCGCCCTCTACGAAATGTTCGTGAAGGAGGACTGCTCGCTCCTCGAGATAAACCCACTCGCGGTGCTGAAGGGCGGCGAGGTCATGGCGCTCGACGCCAAGCTCAACTTCGACGACAACGGCGAGTTCCGGCACCGCAACTGGGCCGAGCTCATGGACAAGGACGAAGAAGACCCCGTCGAGATCGAGGCGAAGGCCGCGGGGCTCAACTACGTGGCGCTCGACGGAAACGTGGGCTGCCTCGTGAACGGCGCGGGCCTCGCGATGTCGACCATGGACATCATCAAGGTCTTCGGCGACGAGCACGGCGTCGCGCCCGCCAACTTCCTCGACGTGGGCGGCGGCGCCAACCAGGAGCAGGTCACCAAGGCCTTCTCGATGATCCTGAAGAGCCCCAAGGTGGAGGCGATCTTCGTGAACATCTTCGGCGGCATCATGAAGTGCGACGTCATCGCGAACGGGGTGGTCGCTGCCGCGCGCGAGACGGCGCTGAAGGTGCCCCTCGTGGTGCGGCTCGAGGGCACGAACGTGGAGCTCGGCCGGAAGATCTTGAGCGAGAGCGGGCTCGCCATCACGGCGGCCACCACCATGGCGGACGGTGCGGCCAAGGTCGTCGCCGCGGTGAAGGGAGGTGCGAAATGA
- the sucD gene encoding succinate--CoA ligase subunit alpha: protein MSILVGKETRLLVQGITGGAGSFHAKQCMDYGTNVVAGVTPTRGGETFEGKVPVFDTVAGAVAATGANASVIFVPPPGAADAILEAFDAGLELVVCITEGIPAIDMLKVRRVLEGLRGKTRLIGPNCPGIITPGACKIGIMPGHIHKPGHIGVVSKSGTLTYEAVGQLTAMGVGQSTCVGIGGDPVAGMDFIDVLEQFQADPDTHGVIMIGEIGGGAEEAAAEYIKAKVTKPVACFIAGTTAPPGKRMGHAGAIIAGGKGTAAAKIEALLGAGCKVAPNPSEMASTLMTMMKK from the coding sequence ATGAGCATTCTGGTCGGCAAAGAGACGCGGCTCCTCGTTCAGGGCATCACCGGCGGGGCGGGCTCCTTCCACGCGAAGCAGTGCATGGACTACGGCACGAACGTCGTCGCGGGGGTCACCCCCACGCGCGGCGGTGAGACCTTCGAGGGCAAGGTGCCCGTGTTCGACACGGTGGCGGGCGCGGTGGCCGCGACCGGCGCGAACGCGAGCGTCATCTTCGTGCCGCCGCCCGGCGCCGCGGACGCCATCTTGGAGGCCTTCGACGCGGGGCTCGAGCTCGTGGTGTGCATCACCGAGGGCATCCCCGCGATCGACATGCTGAAGGTGCGCCGCGTGCTCGAGGGGCTCCGCGGCAAGACCCGCCTCATCGGGCCGAACTGCCCCGGAATCATCACGCCGGGCGCCTGCAAGATCGGCATCATGCCGGGCCACATCCACAAGCCGGGCCACATCGGCGTCGTGTCGAAGTCGGGCACTCTGACCTACGAGGCGGTGGGGCAGCTCACGGCGATGGGCGTCGGGCAGTCCACCTGCGTGGGCATCGGCGGCGATCCGGTGGCGGGCATGGACTTCATCGACGTGCTCGAGCAGTTCCAGGCCGATCCCGACACGCACGGCGTCATCATGATCGGCGAGATCGGCGGCGGGGCCGAAGAGGCGGCGGCCGAGTACATCAAGGCGAAGGTCACGAAGCCCGTGGCCTGCTTCATCGCCGGCACCACGGCGCCCCCGGGCAAGCGCATGGGCCACGCGGGCGCCATCATCGCGGGCGGCAAGGGCACCGCCGCCGCCAAGATCGAGGCCCTCCTCGGCGCCGGCTGCAAGGTCGCGCCGAACCCCAGCGAGATGGCGAGCACCCTCATGACGATGATGAAGAAGTAA
- a CDS encoding helix-turn-helix domain-containing protein, producing MRHGRLYAATDVARFCGVDLTTIHAWVRRGSLAKEHSAGGQLRFRRTDVVAFLRGRGFPLPASFARERALVTLVGECPEALVDALALRALVRTERSPVSALLTLRSECPDALVLGATLGFPRVPLSRELAELEPRLALGALADSPSDALALGDVGVRVVGLVGAPEAFASAVLELCGA from the coding sequence GTGAGGCACGGCCGGCTCTACGCGGCCACCGACGTCGCCCGCTTCTGCGGGGTCGATCTCACTACGATCCACGCTTGGGTGAGGCGCGGCAGCCTCGCGAAGGAGCACAGCGCCGGGGGGCAGCTGCGCTTCCGACGCACCGACGTCGTCGCCTTCCTCCGCGGTCGCGGGTTCCCTCTGCCCGCGTCGTTCGCGAGGGAGCGGGCGCTCGTCACGCTCGTCGGCGAGTGCCCGGAGGCCCTGGTCGACGCGCTCGCGCTGCGGGCGCTCGTCCGCACCGAGCGCTCCCCGGTGAGCGCCCTGCTCACTCTGCGGAGCGAGTGCCCCGACGCGCTGGTGCTCGGCGCCACGCTGGGCTTCCCGCGCGTGCCGCTGTCTCGCGAGCTCGCGGAGCTCGAGCCTCGCCTCGCGCTCGGCGCCCTCGCCGACTCCCCGAGCGACGCGCTCGCGCTCGGTGACGTGGGGGTGCGCGTGGTGGGGCTCGTAGGCGCGCCCGAGGCGTTCGCGTCTGCGGTGCTCGAGCTCTGCGGCGCGTGA